Sequence from the Syntrophorhabdaceae bacterium genome:
GGGCTTGATAAGCGTTCTGTCGCACGCTATAAGCCATGCATCGGCTGTCTCCTTTCTCGTCATCCTCATGCTCTTTATTCCCTGTGTCCCCACGATCACCGTCATGAAGCAGGAGATGGGGAGCACCAGATGGTCTTTGGCCTCGTTCGCTTTTATGCTTGTGCTTTCATACGCCTTGGCCACGGTCGCTTACCGGTTGGCGCTTGCCCTTGCAGTATAAGAGATTTCACCGATTTATTTCTGTTGACACTATATAACAAATCAGTTACATTGAACACCAGTTCACATGAACAAACGTTCAGGGGAAGATACGAAACGAATCATCCTCGATGTTGCCCGTAAATTGTTTTCTGAAAACGGGTACGAGGGATCGAGCATGAGGATGATTGCACAAAAAGCGGATATGAGCGTCGGGGGGCTTTATCTTCATTTCAAGAACAAAGAAGAGCTTGGCCTTACCATGATGAAACTGCAATTCGACGGGCTCCTAAAAGAGCTCAAAGCAGCCATCAGCAACTCAGCGGATCCGGTACAGGCTATACGGACGTACATAAGGATCTGTATCGAATATACAAAGAAACATAAGGAACTGATTCTCGCGAACACCGTGAGCAGGGGATTTGCCTTCGGGATTGAACTTAAGAAAGATTTCTTCGTAACGCAGAGAAGGTTTATCGAGGCGATTATTCGAGAGGGCATGGAATCGGGCTATTTTTCTAAATGCAACCCCAGGGAACAGGCCAAAATCGTCATGGGTGTATTGCGCGGTTTCTTTCTTTCCATGATAGTCGATCCCGATAATCTTTTTTCGGCTGAGGCGTGTACCGGACTTCTTATGGAGGGCCTTTTAACAAGAGATGAGCCATAAAAGCGGAACATTTCTCAGAAAGAATGCCACGAAAACAGGGTTTATCTGTGCAGCTATTATGATCCTCGGTCTGTGCACGAGCGCTTCGGCCGTGGAATATACGCTTGAGGACCTGTACCGTATTGCTCTTGAACGTTCGGAAAGAATAAAGATTTCAGAGGAAGACCTCTTTATATCGCAGAAAGAGAAGGATAGGGCAATGTCTGCGCTCTTCCCGAGGCTTTCAGGGGTTGGTAGTGCGACGAGTAATAAGAACATAGTAACTTCGGATACGAACGTCCTGATACAGCCGGCGCAATCCTCCTACTGGAGCGTGCGTCTCGATCAGTCTCTGTCTACGGCGGGGAGAGAGATCACGGCATTTCAAGTCTCGCGAGACAGTATTGATAAGAGTAGACAAGACCTCTTCTCGGCCAGAGAAACTTACATATTGAACGTGACCGGCGCGTACTACGATACACTCAAGGCACGCAAGTTTGTGGAAATCTCACAACAGAACGTGGACAGATTGCAGAAATACCGTGAGGCGGCTCAAACCAGGTTGACAATAGGGGAAGTGACCAAAACCGCCCTGTTAAGGGCCGAAGCTGAGCTCTCCGGCGCTCAGTCCGATTTGATCAGGGCAGTTAACTTGCTCAAATCGGCAAAAACGGTTTTGCAAAGAACCGTGGGGATCGAGGAGGATTTCGATATCTACGACGTCTACAAATCAGGATTTTCAGAGTTAAGCAGCGTGAGGGAAGAA
This genomic interval carries:
- a CDS encoding nucleoside recognition domain-containing protein yields the protein CSIVLWIMSNIPGGTIEQSMLAWIGRLLAPIGVPIGLDWRMMVALLSSVIAKENSIATLGVLYNVGDQGLISVLSHAISHASAVSFLVILMLFIPCVPTITVMKQEMGSTRWSLASFAFMLVLSYALATVAYRLALALAV
- a CDS encoding TetR/AcrR family transcriptional regulator, whose amino-acid sequence is MNKRSGEDTKRIILDVARKLFSENGYEGSSMRMIAQKADMSVGGLYLHFKNKEELGLTMMKLQFDGLLKELKAAISNSADPVQAIRTYIRICIEYTKKHKELILANTVSRGFAFGIELKKDFFVTQRRFIEAIIREGMESGYFSKCNPREQAKIVMGVLRGFFLSMIVDPDNLFSAEACTGLLMEGLLTRDEP
- a CDS encoding TolC family protein; protein product: MSHKSGTFLRKNATKTGFICAAIMILGLCTSASAVEYTLEDLYRIALERSERIKISEEDLFISQKEKDRAMSALFPRLSGVGSATSNKNIVTSDTNVLIQPAQSSYWSVRLDQSLSTAGREITAFQVSRDSIDKSRQDLFSARETYILNVTGAYYDTLKARKFVEISQQNVDRLQKYREAAQTRLTIGEVTKTALLRAEAELSGAQSDLIRAVNLLKSAKTVLQRTVGIEEDFDIYDVYKSGFSELSSVREESREPVVVDCASLSLDCLKDLASKERAEVKSLTIQKNIATEQVRFARGADWPTLSLEGAYIYNYQTPETPNLIRENFYGAVRLNFPFFEGGLRRAEIQEALARERQAQYALIDLKKTIAVDVENAYLDYITQKGILKSLGDQYAFASDNYNAVSKQFDFGLAQSIDVMDANTVLVTAQTQLIQALYNYQQSITKLKRVTGTLLKSIAGEYAKQNTAQ